The Centroberyx gerrardi isolate f3 chromosome 7, fCenGer3.hap1.cur.20231027, whole genome shotgun sequence genome contains a region encoding:
- the s1pr5a gene encoding sphingosine 1-phosphate receptor 5a, with product MATKASHAAYAAVAPSVVPIIPSAGYLQRMFREYQSNAVIMEHYNFTGKLQENRYRDGLKPEAIAFLLVCLLIVLENAVVLLAIWKNKKFHLPMYYLLGNLTLSDLLAGFTYMVNIVTSGANTLKMTPVLWFLREGGVFIMLAASVISLLAIAIERHVTMVRMKPYQGAKQGRMFALIGASWVLSVLLGVLPVLGWNCMGQLEQCSTVLPLYAKSYILFCITVFSAILLSIVVLYVRIFRIVKSNTQRLGSGPQRKGPSRKSQKYMALLKTVTIVLGVFIACWLPLFILLLLDFCCPAKSCQVLFKADYFLGIAMFNSLLNPIIYTLTSKDMRRAILRLLCQYCLLTKDGQVKKIGMPFLECSTSKADAASHRLEGLETTVSSGNFTPSTIKAIYPRMSKT from the coding sequence atggCAACAAAGGCTTCCCATGCTGCCTATGCTGCCGTGGCTCCATCTGTGGTCCCCATCATCCCCTCCGCAGGCTACCTGCAAAGGATGTTTCGTGAATACCAGAGCAACGCAGTCATCATGGAGCACTACAACTTCACAGGCAAACTGCAGGAGAACAGGTACAGGGACGGACTCAAACCAGAGGCCATCGCCTTCCTGCTGGTCTGCCTGCTCATTGTGCTAGAGAACGCTGTGGTGTTACTGGCTATCTGGAAGAATAAGAAATTCCATCTGCCCATGTACTATTTATTGGGCAACTTGACTCTCTCTGACCTGCTTGCAGGTTTCACCTACATGGTGAATATTGTAACGTCTGGGGCCAACACACTCAAGATGACCCCAGTGCTGTGGTTCCTGAGGGAAGGGGGCGTGTTCATCATGCTGGCCGCCTCTGTCATCAGCTTGCTGGCCATTGCCATCGAGCGTCACGTTACCATGGTGAGGATGAAGCCGTACCAGGGGGCCAAGCAAGGACGGATGTTTGCTCTGATTGGAGCTAGCTGGGTGCTGTCTGTGCTCCTGGGGGTCCTGCCTGTCCTGGGTTGGAACTGTATGGGACAGCTGGAGCAGTGCTCCACCGTCCTCCCGCTCTACGCCAAGAGTTACATCCTCTTCTGCATTACCGTCTTCAGTGCCATCCTACTGTCCATCGTAGTGCTCTATGTTCGCATCTTCCGTATTGTCAAGTCCAACACCCAGCGCCTCGGTTCAGGTCCACAGCGCAAAGGCCCTAGCCGCAAGTCCCAGAAGTACATGGCCCTGCTGAAGACGGTCACCATAGTGCTGGGAGTCTTCATTGCATGTTGGCTgcccctcttcatcctcctgctgctggactTCTGCTGTCCAGCCAAAAGCTGCCAAGTGCTCTTCAAGGCAGACTATTTCTTGGGCATCGCCATGTTCAACTCCCTTCTCAACCCTATCATCTACACCCTGACCAGCAAGGACATGAGGAGGGCCATCCTCAGACTGCTCTGCCAATACTGCCTCCTGACTAAAGATGGACAAGTGAAGAAGATCGGGATGCCCTTCCTGGAGTGCAGCACTAGTAAGGCTGACGCAGCCTCTCACAGACTGGAGGGCCTAGAGACTACAGTTTCCTCCGGAAACTTCACACCCTCTACTATCAAAGCCATCTACCCCAGGATGTCGAAGACATGA